The genomic window CTGGTTCCGCTGCTGGACGTGATCCGTGTGGTCTTGCATCGCCTGCGTGAGCACAAGAATCCGTTTTTGCCGGATAAGAATCACTTTCATCATAAGTTGTTGCGCACGGGGATGCGGGTACGGATGGTGATGGTTTGTATCATTGCGATTTCCGCTTTCTTTATCCTGCTTAATAGCTCGTTGGCATGGCGTGTTGACATAACCTATTTGTTTTTCTTAAACCTCTTTTGCTGGAGTATATTGCATGTAGGCTTGAATGGGCTGATTAAGCGTAATCGGGAACGGAAAGAGAGCGAACAACTGCGATAAGTAAAGAATTATTATCGGGATAGGTGTGTGGAAATCGTAAATGTCCGTATCTTTGGCTTCGTGGCTCGTGATCAACAGACACCTGGGTTCTCTCTCATTTAAAAAATGAATTGGAGGAATTGTTTGCGTATATTTATGTGCGGAATTTGATATCCGATGCAATTACATGGGACACTGGCTCATATTAAAATCAGAATTAATTTTTTACAGAACTCGGTTTAGGACACTGTACGGTGCCCTTTTGAGGGTGTGTGCCCTAAATTGAGTGCTTATTACTCATGTTACAACCTTCTATAAAGAAAAACTTCGCTTATAAAAGCGTACTGACTCTTTCCACTTATTTGATCAATTTCATTACGTTTCCATACGTGGCTCGGGTGCTAGGTGTTGAACGTATCGGTTTGGTTAATTTTGTGGATAATACGGTGAATTATTTCTTATTGTTCGCTACAATGGGGGTTGGGCTCCTAGGCGTTCGAGAGATAGCGGCGGTAAAAGAGGATAAGAAACGTAGGGATCAAGTGTATTCAAGCGTGTTAGCCTTGAATCTGTTATTCACCTTGGTATCGTTGGGTATATATCTACTTTGTGTAGTGACAATACCTAAGCTGTGTCAATATGACGAGTTGTTTTATATAGGAACGGCAAAGATACTTTTTACCGTATTTCTAGTGGAATGGTTTTTTACGGGAGTAGAGAATTTCCGGTATATTACGTTGAGAAGTATCCTTATAAAAGTTCTTTATATAATCAGTGTTTTCCTATTCGTAAGAGATACGTCGGACTATCGACTTTATTTTATACTCACGGTAGGAGTGGTTGTATTGAACGCTCTTATCAATCAATTATATATTCGAGAATTCGTACGGGTTAGATGGAATAATATTCAATTATTCAAGTGTCTTAAACAGAACGTGACATTGGGTATTTATACGTTGATGACCTCGATGTATCTCACCTTTAATGTGATGTATTTGGGACTGGTGTCTAATAACACGGAGGTAGGTTATTATACAACAGCGTTTAAGCTGTACTCCGTGGTCTTGGGTTTCTTTACCGCATTCACGAATGTCATGTTGCCTCGGATGAGTTCCTTGCTGGCGAATGGAGAGAAGGATCGTTTCCAAGAATTGGTGAATCGTTCGTTCTCTGTGATGTCGACTTGCTGCATCCCCTTGATCCTCTGTAGTATGATAATGGCCCCTCAGATTGTTTATATCCTATCTGGTCCCGGCTATGAGGGAGCGATATTACCCATGCGGATTATCATGCCAGCGGCGTTCGCCGTAGGTGTGGCTCAGGTATTGGCAATACAGGTATTGATGCCGATGAAGAAGGATAAGGTGTTATTGGTAGCATCGATCATAGGAGCGGTTGTCAGCTTGTTGATTAATTTGCTGGTGGTTCCTTATATAGAAAGTGTAGGCTCTGCGGTTGTACTATTATGTTCTGAGGCTGTGGTTACGGGAGCATATCTGTGGTATGTACTATCGCATAAATTAACATTGATTTCTGTTAAAACTATTGGAAAAAGTGTATTGTATTCTTTACCAAGTGTGGTAGTTTGTTGGGGATGTGGACGGTGGATTGAGAATGAGTTCGTAGGAGTGGGATGTGCGTTTTTGTTAAGCTTGTTTTGTCTGATATATGCGAATAGGGCTTATTTCCGTGGTTTAATATAGAAAAAGATATTCTTTATATTTTATCTCTTCTTTTTACCTTTTATGTGTTGTAGGGTTGTAGTATGTGAATGTCTTGATAAAAAATTACGGACAAATAAGCCTCTGTTTATTCTTATCCTTACTTATTGTGTATTGATGATGGCTTTTTATATTTGAAAAATAGATTTGATTGTATGGATGTGTCAGTTATAATTGTTAATTATAATACATTGGATATTACCAAAAAATGTATTGATAGCTTGTTCGAAAAAACGAAAGATATATCATTCGAGGTTATAGTGGTCGATAATGCGTCAAAGGATGGAAGCTATGAGTGTTTTTTTTATGATGATCGTATAATATATAAATATTTGCCTGAAAATTTAGGCTTTGGAAGGGCGAATAATATAGGAATCAATTTATCTAAGGGGCGAAATGTTCTTTTTCTCAATTCGGATACTGTGCTGTTAAATAATGCGGTTAAAATTTTGTCTGATTTTTTAGATTTAAATTTGAATGTGGGTGCTTGTGGAGGAAACTTGTATGATGGGTGTATGAATCCAGCTCAATCTTATAGAATGATGCTTCCGTCCGTCGCTTGGGAATTGAATAGCTTATTTAATAATTTTTTAGAGAAGATTTGTTGGGGACGTAATACATATTTTAATCATACAGGTAAGGTTTTAGAAGTTGGGTATATAATAGGAGCTGATATGATGGTTAAGCGTAAAGTCCTAGATGAAGTGGGATTTTTCTCAAATGAGTTTTTTATGTATTATGAAGAAACTGAACTTACTTTTAGGATAAAGCGTGCAGGGTATAATGTGATATCTATTCCCGATAGTCGCATTCAGCATTTAGAGGGAAAAAGTTTTGGGTATCAAAAAATATCAGAAAATAGAATCAAATGTTTAGAGGAAAGCCGTTGTAAATATTATAAATTATGTTCTAGTTCGTTAGTTCGGAAAATCACTTCTGTTATTTATTGTTTAAATATTTTTATTCGATTTGTCGTTTTTTGTTTGCTTTTAAGTTTTAATAAGATTGCTTATTATAGCTTGAAAATGAAATATTTTTGCTTGGCGAGTAGAAAGTGCTGATGCTTTTTATATATCCATAAATATCTGTGGCATGTTTTGTGTTATTTAAATTTTTGTTTGTTGGAGGGTTTATTCGATGTGCTTAATATATGAGTCCTGTTTATAGTGTAGAATATAGTATTCCATATTTGTTGATGTCTTTTATTTTCTTGTTCCTTTCATATTATGAGTACCGACAAGGAACAAATAAAAGCGTTAGGCTTATATGTATAGTGTTTTTTGTGTTATTTTATGGGTTGAGAGGTTTCGTAGGATGGGATTGGCAAGGTTATTATCCTTCTTTTGAGCTAATCGATACACTGCGTGATATTTCCATTGATAGCTTTTTTATAATAACAACTACTGGTGTAGAATTTGATGCGGTAGAGCCGGGATATATATTGTATCAATCAGTCGTTAAGACGATTTTTAATAATTGGTACTTTTTTGTTTTTATTTCAACTTGTATAGATGTTTGGGTTTTTGATAAATTTTTCTCTCGCTATTCTTTTAATTATGCGTTTTCATTCTTTGTTTTTATTGCTATTCATTCTGCGTTAGAGCTGGATTTATTACGAAATGTTAAGGCGTTACTTGTATTTATTTTATCAATAGATTCTATATATCGGAAGAAATGTATGAACTTATTGTTGCTTACATTTGTAGGATTAAGTTTTCATAGATCTTATTTGTTGTATGTTGTATTTTACTTTATTGGATTTAAAAACTTTGGATTGAAATTTTGGTGGGTAATATTTGTTGTTGTGAATTTTATTTATTTGCTCGGGTTGCCAGTTGTTTCTTCATTGATTTTTCCTCTTGTCTCTAGTCTAGGGGGGACTATTTCTGATAAAGTTGATGCGTATGCAGCTAGTGACGTGTTTTCGATGTCAAGAGGATTTACTTTTGGGTATTTTATGCGAGCGTTTTTGTTTTTATTGGTTGCTTGTAAATATGATAAAATAATTTCTGATGACAGGAATGTTATTATTGTAAATATTTTTTTTGCTTATATAGTGGCAAGTTTAGGGATGACAGATATGCGAATTGTTGCAGATAGGATGGAATATTCATTGGGATTTATATTGTGGGTTATATTACCACTTTTGCTGCATGTGTATTTTCGAAATGCAAATAGGGTGATTATACTTTCATTAATACTTTTCTTCTGTTTTTTTAAATTAGTAAGTGTTTCTAGTAATGCTATGTGGAAATACGAAAATGTGTTGTTGGGTGCCGTGGACTATGAGCATAGATTAATCACTCATAGAGCCGTTGCAGTTGAAATTTTTAATAATAATTAATATAATATATGAGGGTACAATGAGAGTATATATAATTGTTGCTGTTTTTGGTAATACGAAGGAGAATCATGCAGGAATGTATTATCTGGCTAAAAAATTGAAAGAAGAATCTAGAAACAAGATTTCTGTGATATCTACTCCTACAAAGTATGCAGGGGTTTTATCTCCTGTCTATAGACTTTTAAATATTATTATAGGTCTGTATTTAAGGCTAAAAGTGTAGATACTAATTGAAAAGTGCACCGTATTTTAATTGAAAAGAGCTCCATCCATACTTGTTACAAAATTACATATAAGTTTAAAATCTTCATTTATCTTGTCTCATTTTTTGTGTTTCTTTGAGCCTATAAGAGAGTCC from Parabacteroides distasonis ATCC 8503 includes these protein-coding regions:
- a CDS encoding flippase, translating into MLQPSIKKNFAYKSVLTLSTYLINFITFPYVARVLGVERIGLVNFVDNTVNYFLLFATMGVGLLGVREIAAVKEDKKRRDQVYSSVLALNLLFTLVSLGIYLLCVVTIPKLCQYDELFYIGTAKILFTVFLVEWFFTGVENFRYITLRSILIKVLYIISVFLFVRDTSDYRLYFILTVGVVVLNALINQLYIREFVRVRWNNIQLFKCLKQNVTLGIYTLMTSMYLTFNVMYLGLVSNNTEVGYYTTAFKLYSVVLGFFTAFTNVMLPRMSSLLANGEKDRFQELVNRSFSVMSTCCIPLILCSMIMAPQIVYILSGPGYEGAILPMRIIMPAAFAVGVAQVLAIQVLMPMKKDKVLLVASIIGAVVSLLINLLVVPYIESVGSAVVLLCSEAVVTGAYLWYVLSHKLTLISVKTIGKSVLYSLPSVVVCWGCGRWIENEFVGVGCAFLLSLFCLIYANRAYFRGLI
- a CDS encoding EpsG family protein, translating into MSPVYSVEYSIPYLLMSFIFLFLSYYEYRQGTNKSVRLICIVFFVLFYGLRGFVGWDWQGYYPSFELIDTLRDISIDSFFIITTTGVEFDAVEPGYILYQSVVKTIFNNWYFFVFISTCIDVWVFDKFFSRYSFNYAFSFFVFIAIHSALELDLLRNVKALLVFILSIDSIYRKKCMNLLLLTFVGLSFHRSYLLYVVFYFIGFKNFGLKFWWVIFVVVNFIYLLGLPVVSSLIFPLVSSLGGTISDKVDAYAASDVFSMSRGFTFGYFMRAFLFLLVACKYDKIISDDRNVIIVNIFFAYIVASLGMTDMRIVADRMEYSLGFILWVILPLLLHVYFRNANRVIILSLILFFCFFKLVSVSSNAMWKYENVLLGAVDYEHRLITHRAVAVEIFNNN
- a CDS encoding glycosyltransferase family 2 protein, whose translation is MDVSVIIVNYNTLDITKKCIDSLFEKTKDISFEVIVVDNASKDGSYECFFYDDRIIYKYLPENLGFGRANNIGINLSKGRNVLFLNSDTVLLNNAVKILSDFLDLNLNVGACGGNLYDGCMNPAQSYRMMLPSVAWELNSLFNNFLEKICWGRNTYFNHTGKVLEVGYIIGADMMVKRKVLDEVGFFSNEFFMYYEETELTFRIKRAGYNVISIPDSRIQHLEGKSFGYQKISENRIKCLEESRCKYYKLCSSSLVRKITSVIYCLNIFIRFVVFCLLLSFNKIAYYSLKMKYFCLASRKC